The DNA region GATTTCATAGTCTTTTTCTAAAAGCCACTGGGCTAGTTTTTCTTGATTTTTTTGGGTGCAAATGGCTTTAAAATTCGCCTTTAAAAGCAAGGCTTCATTAACTAAACTTGAAGCTTGGATAATGAGTTTTCTACTTTCGTTCATCGTCTTAGCAAAATGCTCTAAATTCACAGCCAAGCTAATGTTAGGCGTGTTTTGCTCTAAATGCTTTAAGGCTTTTAAATTCTTATTTGCACTTGTTGTTGCGATGAGAATTTTCAAGCTTTTGGGAAGATCGAGGGCTAGTTTGGCGGAGAGATTTTTACTATCTGTGCCACCCATACAAATGAAAATATCCCAAATTTTAGGGCGTTTTTTCTTTGCCTCTTCGTAAAATTCCTCTCTAATCAAAGCATAAGAAAAGCCACATCTAAGCTCGCAAGTAGCAGGGACTAAATTTTTATAAAGTGAAGGTTTGGCATAGGCATTAACATTAAGTAAAATATCACAAAAATGAGGCTTTAGCTCATCATCAAAGCTTAAAATTTGCACCTCACACATCGCCTTAATCGCTCTTTCATCTTGCTCTTTAAAATCATA from Campylobacter upsaliensis includes:
- the pseG gene encoding UDP-2,4-diacetamido-2,4,6-trideoxy-beta-L-altropyranose hydrolase; translation: MKILIRADSSFKIGHGHIQRCLILAKQYEKLGHEVNFACLELEGNIIEKIPNEVFLLEGTSLDELCGLIKEESFELLVLDHYDFKEQDERAIKAMCEVQILSFDDELKPHFCDILLNVNAYAKPSLYKNLVPATCELRCGFSYALIREEFYEEAKKKRPKIWDIFICMGGTDSKNLSAKLALDLPKSLKILIATTSANKNLKALKHLEQNTPNISLAVNLEHFAKTMNESRKLIIQASSLVNEALLLKANFKAICTQKNQEKLAQWLLEKDYEIEYR